One Gemmatimonadota bacterium DNA window includes the following coding sequences:
- a CDS encoding Spy/CpxP family protein refolding chaperone, which yields MKKKLIIWGVVLLTVINLASLATRAYHRWGDDERRGRESRREARMSVTERLGLTEAQAEQVRTMRAELGERMTPYRDGYREKRDQLYDLLMAPDADRGEVDRIKAQMDSLQAEREAIVFEYILAHKDVLTPEQQTKFFAMIKERFRNGYRRR from the coding sequence ATGAAGAAAAAGCTGATCATATGGGGCGTGGTCCTGCTCACGGTCATCAATCTCGCTTCGCTGGCGACCCGTGCGTATCACCGCTGGGGCGACGACGAGCGGCGCGGCCGTGAAAGCAGGCGCGAGGCCCGGATGTCCGTAACCGAACGCCTCGGACTCACCGAAGCCCAGGCGGAACAGGTCAGGACAATGCGCGCCGAACTCGGGGAACGGATGACACCCTACCGGGATGGATACCGCGAAAAACGGGACCAGTTGTACGATCTGCTCATGGCGCCGGATGCCGACCGTGGGGAGGTAGACCGGATCAAGGCGCAGATGGATTCGCTGCAGGCGGAGCGGGAAGCCATCGTTTTTGAATACATCCTGGCGCACAAGGACGTGTTGACCCCCGAGCAACAGACGAAGTTCTTCGCCATG